From the Streptomyces sp. 846.5 genome, the window AGAACCCGCGCTGGTCGGTTTCTACGGCGGTGCCGCCGCCGTTTACGGCACTCCCGGCGCCGACAGCGCACTGGGCATTCTCAAGCGCCAGTACCTCAACCCCGGCTTTGCCGGCTTCGCCCGGCCAGCCATCGACACCGACCAGGCCACCTGCGCCGAGGACGGCCTCACGTACTGGCATGCCGTCTACGCTCCGGCCGCCACCAACATCGGCGCGCAGTGGTACTTCTGGCCCGGCGGCCCCGGTCAGGTCATCATGAGCGTCGCCGTCGACCCCACCCCGAAGGTGGCCTGGGTCAACTGCACTGGCCAGCTCGTACCCCCGCTCGCCCCGGCCGCCTACTCCGACGACCAGGTCGAGAGTTACATCGGCGACCTCCTGAACAGCTACGCGGTCCTTCTCGCTCTCAAGCCGTACGGTGCCGACGTCTCCGGCATCGCCTCCTACTTCGCCACCCCGGCCGCCTACCGAACCGCCGCTGCGAGCACCGGCAGTGAGCCGCTGGAGTGCGCGGTCACCGCCGCCGGGAGCATCAACGCCGACAGCGTCACCACGTCCGGCACCACCGCCGTGGTCTCTCTGACCTCCGCCCCAACTGCTCATGCCCTCGCCACGGGCGAGAAGCCGCTCGGGCACCCCAGGGTCACCGTCAACCTCTCCACGATGAAGATCGCCTCAGTCACCTGCCGTTGAGCTCCTGGGGTGGCAGTCGGGCCCGCGCAGCCTCACATCCGGGATCTCAGCACGTCGACCTCACAGCCCGGCGCGAACGGATCGAAGCCGTGCTCGATCAGCCAGCGAACTGCCAGCAGGCTTCGCAACGACCACCACGCGTGGATCACGTCGAGGTCGATGTCGGTGCCATAGCCGGCGACGACGTCGTCGACGTGCTCCTCATGCCCGAGCGTGAAGGTGGCGAGGTCGTACAAGGCATCACCCTGGCCCGCCTCGGACCAGTCGATGATGCCCGTGACCTCGTCGCCGTCGACGAATACGTGCGCGATCTGCAGGTCGCCGTGGGTGAACGCCGGAGTCCACGGCCGAAGCGCGGCCTCGGCGACCTGGCGGTTGTGGGTGACCAGGTCAGCGGGCAGGAGGCCGTTCGTCACGAGCAACTCGCACTCGTCGTCGAGTTCCGCCGTCAGCGCGACGATGCTCCGGCCGGCCCGGCCGGGCCGGGGCGGCAGCGGCGCGTCGTGCAGCTTTCGGATGGCGGCGCCCGCCGCGGCCCACGCTGCCGACGACCCGGTCGACGGCTCGCCGAGGCGCCCGAGCGTCGTCCCCGGGAGTGCGGCGATCGCGAGCACGGGCGGCCGGCGCCACAGGACCTCCGGGGTCGGGACCGGCGCGAGGGACATCGCCTCGACCTCGACGTCGACGCGCGCCTGATCGGCGTCCACCTTCAGGAACACGTCGCCGACGCGCAGCGTCGCGCGCTCGGAATGGGCGACGACGACTTCGACCTCATCCATGGGCGACCAGTATCCCGGGGATGATCGCCGACGTCGCCGGGTTTGTCGCGTGCGTCTACACGGCTGAGTGCGTCCCGAGAACCGGCGGCCTCGTGCGCGACACCGACCTCTGACCAAGTCAGGTCCACCATACCGATTTGCCGCCAGCCCTGCCGAACCACCCGGCCTACCAACAGATCCTCGACGCACTCGCCGACGCCGG encodes:
- a CDS encoding phosphotransferase, producing the protein MDEVEVVVAHSERATLRVGDVFLKVDADQARVDVEVEAMSLAPVPTPEVLWRRPPVLAIAALPGTTLGRLGEPSTGSSAAWAAAGAAIRKLHDAPLPPRPGRAGRSIVALTAELDDECELLVTNGLLPADLVTHNRQVAEAALRPWTPAFTHGDLQIAHVFVDGDEVTGIIDWSEAGQGDALYDLATFTLGHEEHVDDVVAGYGTDIDLDVIHAWWSLRSLLAVRWLIEHGFDPFAPGCEVDVLRSRM